In the genome of Orcinus orca chromosome 13, mOrcOrc1.1, whole genome shotgun sequence, the window AGTATTCAATAACCATTATGTAGAAGGTAGGTAAGAATTAAAAGGGTTTAATTTcctagaaagaaaatggaaaaatggtcatttttaaaaaataaagtttattagatCATAATGTTGTCTGAATTTACCACCTTTGTCAAAAGTGAACTCAAAGCTTCCAATGTAGTCTATAATTCCTCAATCAAAGTCAGCAACTTACGGACAGCTTCAGCATCTACAGTCGAGCTTTCACTAGCCAGACAAACttcccttaaaataaatttaaaaaaaagttttagtttaCATTTTTTCACAGTGCATCATCCATTCCTTTTACTGTTTTGTTAATCAACTACATGGTAAAATTATACCCAGTTATAATTACCGAAATAATCGCAGTGACTGAGTCATCTTCTCAAATTCTCTTGCTTTTCTATGTCCCTTTTGAATAACCTCCTCTGGAAGATTAGCAAGCCTTGCTGCATTAAAGCCATAGCTTTTAGGACAGGCTCCTTTAATGAATTTATACAGGAAGGTAATAGTCTCCTGGCTGGGATCTTCACATTCATTTTCTACCATGCatgcctaaaaaagaaaaattacatgctGGCAATGGAAGTACCCATTCAAAAACATAACTTTTGAATAAACAACTTGTACATACCATGTGTCCTAGGCGCACTGCAACATTTTGAGAATAGTCTTCAACCAGTGAATGGTAGTGGGTAGAAAACAATGTACGACACTTTATATTCTCAGCAAGTTCTTTAACAACTGCATTTGCTATTGCTGTCCCATCAAATGTTGCAGTACCTcttcctatgaaaataaaatatacatgaacTATGTGTTACACAATCTGCCATATTATATTCGAAGGGACATGCCTCacaaaggaatagaaaaaaatgtactaaAGATCAGTTTAGTATATCCAAAAGCATTCTGTAAACAGGCCCTCTCTAGCTAAGTAGGTCTGCTTGGAGTTCAGGAATACTACTCGAGTACCACTGCGCTTCAGAAACTTCCTTTTAGTTCTCTTTAAATAGCCTCATTATCCAATAAATATTCTCATTATCCCTGTAAAATTGCCACCTTAGGGCCAACTGTGGGGTCTATGGACGAAGGTGAGTGTATTCATAGTCTTTAAGAGATGTGTCCTTCAGAccattttccagaaaaataattctttgtactaatgttttggaaattttagtatCTTACCTAATTCATCCACAAGCACCAGAGAATGTGCTGTTGCATGTTTAAGTATACTGGCAGTTTCACTCAATTCAACAAAAAATGTActttcacctaaaaaaaaaaatcacaaataggtGATCATTTTAAGAATCCTGTTGTAACAGTAGATTCATCTTTTAGGTTCATATCCTTTGAATCTATTATGAACTACCATGATACTAAGAGATTACTTCTAGTATGTTAAAAATTGCATAATGCTTTCAAATGTCTGAAAGCATTCTGCCTTGCGTAACACCAGAAAAAACTAAATAAAGCATCCTATTTAAAGGTAGATGTGTTTAACACCTAAAATATAGAAATGAACTGTCAAATAACAGCGCCTTAGGTAGGGAAAAAAACTCACCTGACATTATTCTGTCTGAGGCACCAAGTCTAGTAAACACTCTATCGATTGGTGTGAGCCTACACACTTCAGCTGGTACATAACAACCCATCTGGGCCATTACAACCAGTAGGCCGGCCTGTGAATGAGGGAGAAAAAGGTCTTTTATGACTGGTGTTAGAGAACAGATAGAGATATCTCTATGTATATCCAGAAGACAGAGATAATAAGCCCTAATAAATCTTTATTAACTAGGAGTAGTCAGGCACTCTAAAAAAATTCTTCACAAACCTAAGTAGGAAAAGTGAGGCTTAGGAAGGCATGAGGCTTAGGGTCTAACTGGCTTTATTTGAAACCTCAGCACCTATATGCTAACCAACTACACTGGTGATTCTCAACCTAAAACTACTGATGCCCAGAACCAATTCCAGACCAAACAATCAGTTTCAGAGGATGAACACACCCCAACTCCCAGGTACTTTTTTGTTGTGCTCTCTAGAtgatttttgatttaaaaatgaaaaggaggTTGAAAACCACCTTACTACACTATTGCTCCTCTCTAGTTAGCAAATTTGTACAGAAATATAATACAGTGCAGTAGAGTTAgggggtcagcaaacattttctgtcaaGGGCCCAATGTCTGTTACACATCGTTCTTTTTCTACAACCCTTTAAAATCTAAATCATATTTAGCTCAGTAGCTAGCTAACCCCTGGCAGAAggtcagaaaaatatatttattgttttcccTAAAAGCAGTTCCCAACAGTTAACTAGAGGTcatgaatcactttcctgtatgaACAAGTGCAATGGTTCTTGTATAAGGGTTCCTAGAAATGAACCTAATTtaagaacaaacataaaacatttgtataattttcattCATTATGAATACCTCTGCCTTCACAGGAAATGGATTCAATCAAAGAGTTCATAAAAAAACTCATGGCCTGAAACCACCTTCACCTTCTTAATATACTTCCCTTAACATCAGGCAAATATTTGACCAATAAGAATACAGTTCTTAGTTTCATGACTCAAGGAGTTTCCCTTTGCTTCCTAATAAGTCAATGACTGAATTCTATCATATGCTCCTTGGGAAACGGTGGCCTAAATATGTACCATATTCACTCTTTAAGTGTTACAAATAATTTGGTGTAACAAAACTTCAAGTTTACCTGTCTCATGAGCGTAGACTTGCCCCCCATATTCGGTCCAGTAACAAGCACACAGTAAGCTTtgccattttcttcctcttcctcacagCCTATTAGAATGTCATTTGGAATAAAGTCATCACCAAAAAAAGTCTTCGTAATGCAGGGGTGGCGTGATCCTTTAAGGTCTAGAAAGGGAGGAGTATCTTCTCCTGGCAACAGAATTACTGGACGACACATAGGACCATCACCCCCTCGACTGTAGTTAGCCAGGCACAGTAAGACATCTGTTAAAGAGAGGTCAAAAGTGAAGCGTCATTATTTTTGAGGTTTCTTGATAAGCACAAAGGCCCAACTTCTATAAGTCTTCCAGAAATGTGTTTTTAGTGAAGGTGGCATGCTCTACTTGCCCTTTAGACATGGCAgctttttttctaaaagtaagCACTCTAGTGACATTGTTTTAACTGCACAAAAATAAGTCATCAGCCTAAATGTTTTACATGTCTTATAGCACTTGTACTGAAATGAGAATTAACTTCCAATTTCAAGCCCAAGAAAATATCCCCTCAAAGTAGATTTTAAGTCCTCTAATATCTAAACCAGAGGTATGCCAAAGGAAAGCTAAGATACAACAGAGAGATGCTGTAGTGGTCGCTCCTTGATATAACCATGGAGCTATAACACTTCTTAGAAGCAGAATATTCTGACAATAAGCAAAATCTTAAGAGGAAAATATATTGACCAATTTTGAACACCTGAGCTGAGGGATGATTTTACATTACCTACCAAATTGTTTAAAACTGTATTGGCTTAAGTAATGTGGCACACTCAAAAACCATGATGGATATACACACTCAAAAACAGAATAGGATGCCATTTTATTCTGGACAGTTGTTTTCagactaaaataattttgtacGAATTTGGGTAAACTATGGTTGCTGCATTTTtacaacagaaaaaaacccaaaactgtaAAACAAGCAAAGGCTCCAAATGACTTGGccatgaaatttaaagaaaaaggaaattacttATGAAGCTGAAAAGGTTACCAAATTACAAATACATAAATCAGGGCTCTTAGAAATCAACTGTAGAAAAGCAAGTGTGACAACTTGGgctaaaagaaaaagggaggatTAAAATCTTTTGAAACGTTCATGTAAAGAGATTCactgaaatacaaaaaagaatgcaagggtgtatatatatatatatctatatctgtatatatatatatatatatatatatataaaaacaaaaactgagtgaTAGGTCAAGGGATAGCTTTAAATTAGTGTGACAAAAAATAGCTTAAAGAACAGCATTTATCGAATACTACAAATTCAACtgaaatttgattaaaatatatacGTGTCCCTTGAGTTTAGGGATACGAGTCAATGAGGACTTTGCAATGGACTTTCCAATCTTAATATACAGTTGGAACACAGGACGTTACTAACCAAAGCTTTAGGAACAAGCCTCTTGAAAACCTTACCCAACACTGCGATGCACTCCACAGCAGCCTGCCAGTCCTTGTAATTTTTATCAAAGTTATAGAACAGTCGCCGCATGCAGTCCTTTAATGATACATCTCTCCGTTCTTCAGCATTTATCAGATTAGCCAactttttctcaattgttttggtcCAGTATCGTTTACAGCCCTTCTTGGTAGATTTCAACTCATATTCTTCTGGCAAATTACGGGTGATGAAATTCTCGGGAATTTCCAACTGGTAACGATTCCTACCAATTCCCCAGTAGACTATGGTCCTACAGCCAATTCTACTACGCTGTTTCTCCAAGTATTCCaggaggctctgttcattttctctTATGTCAGCAAGAGCTTGATCATAATCAGAGTCAAATCCTGCCTTGGGAGTAATCAGTCCAGTCTTTCGAGCCTTTTCATGGTCAAAGGCTGTATCCCATCGGTTTAGTTCTAAAGTCAAATCAGGAAAGCGGCCTTCAGGATTTTTTGCCTGCAGAGTAAGGACCTGCTTAAGGATTTTAGACTTAAAGTCATCAATGACTTCCTCCATAACCCCTATAATTTTACATAGTACTTTGAATCCTTCCAgagcagaaagaaaatcaataatcttttttttgctgtatgtggttTCTTCATACATTATAGCCCTGCTATCTGGGTGGTTCTGGCTCTTCAGGGGAGAGCCAACATTATGAATTTTACTCAGGAGCCTCTCAAGGTCTGGAAGCTTCTTTAGAAGGTCTACAACCTCAGAGATTTTGTCAGGCACAACCATTAGGTCTTCTATGGCATCTAGACGATCACTGATAACATAAGGGTTACAGAGTGGGGCACAAAGCCATTGCTTTAGGAGCCGCTTACCGAAGGGAGTATAGCAAGTATCAATCTTGTCTAACAGGGTCCCTTCAGTAGAACCATTTGTTCCATTCAGAAAAATCTCCAAGTTGTTTAATGTCACAGCATCTAGCACCATTCGTTGACTGGCTTTAGCAAAGACAGCACCAGGTCCGGTAGCACGGACCGTGTCAGAATCCAAGGGAATATATTCTTCAAAATTAGCCATTGATAGAAGCTCCTGATCAATAAGGCATTTTTTGAGGTAGAAGACACAACCACCAAGAGCAGAGAGGGCCAATTCACTCTTCTCTCCCGGTGTCAACCCAACAGAATCAGACTCTGAGGTCATACCTTTAAGCACCTGGGGTAACATCACCCCACTGTCCTCATTTAACTTGTCCGTAAAATATCCTTCTTCAAGGAGAGTTCTCAAAGTTTTGGCTGCATCCCAAAACTGGGAACCTGGTATCAGACCTTCCTGGAGAGAAGAGGACAATGAACCCTTGAGAATCATCTTAGTTTCCACTGAGAGATTTCCTTTCTCAAACAAGACTTGTACTGGAGGATAGTGTGCCACTAACGTCCTAAACCTGGAACAATGGCGATCATCTGAAAACTGACCTATGAAGAACTTCCCTAGCGAGGTATCAACAAAACATACTCCATACACTCGAGCGTGGCCAGAAgaatcttcttctttttctttgaggCTAAGAAGGTATTTACTGTAGTTCTCTGAGGGGTCACCTTCCAGCACACTGTAGGTCTGTGTACCCTTGGTAATGACCCTACAGATCTCCCTCCTCACCACTCTGTCATACTTAGATATATGTGCCATCTTTCGGCATCGTGCCTCCATCATTTCCGGGGTCTCGGTCTGTTCCACCCGTGCTACTTTATAGCCCTTCTGGACCAGGGAATCTGAATATCGGCCAAATGCAATTTCAGGGAAACCAGAATGGGCCCAGTTGCCTTTCATGAATACCAGCCCTAGTTCACTGACTCCAGTAAGAGCATCCATGTGGTATAGCTCATAAAACTTCCCCACCTTATAAAATATGACAAGATCAAAGTTCTGAGACTTAATCTGCCACCACTTTCTCATCCCAGGAGTACAGGAATTAAGGAAATCCTCAGGCACATAGAGTGTGGATGCATCAAAATCAGGGTGATCAGGTCGCCTCCTGTGCttatctcttctcttctcctccttaAGCCACTCTAAAGTTTCATGATACCAGATGGTAGGGCGACTACTGTCATCACATCCTCCACTAACGTGGGCTTGGGATTCCGAATTTTGAGGGGCAGAGAAAGCACTCAAAGTATTCTTGGTTTCTGATGAAATGCCAGTTGCTCGTTTGGTGGCCGAGGGCATTTCCTTCCTTGAACTTTTCCTTTTGAGGGAGCCATTACCAGTTATCATTCTCTTCCTCTTTGGAGCAACTTTAACAGGGCTGTCCAGGCCTTCACTGTCACTATCCCCTACTCCACTGCTTATTTCATCACTGCTTCCTTCCTCCTTAGCATCTGGCTTAAATTCCACATCAGAGCCACCAATGTCACTCTCAGAGTCTGATATGACCCTTCGCTTTTTTATCTGGCGGCTACTTCGCCTAGATCCTTGCACCTTTGGCCTCACTTCCTCTTCActctcaatttcattttcttcttcactcTTATCTGATGCGTAAGTGGCACCTGCCTGGAAGGCAAAgaagagtattttaaaacaaagtaaaatttggaaaatgacaATATTGCTGTGGAATCTCTCAATATGCTGCAACTTCATCTATCAAGAGAAGAACCCACCTCCAGAAataaactattttctttctcaagggaTATCAATTTCAGTTTCACCTAACATTAAAACAAGTATCACAATACAGGATTAAGTGATTCTGTCATGAGAGTTCTATCCTATTCAATACTGATGAAGTCCTTAGGATGACCACACAGCACAAATACCCTAGACGATGTCCTCATTAACAGTCATAGCTGTGGAAAAAACTTTCAGGCTTCTTCTGTTATCTTTCTTCCAGGGTCACCTCTCCTCTTATATTTGGACATGTTATGAAGTTTACCATTTTATAAATTCTTTAGTATAAAAAAGCAGTAAATCAACCTAGTTCTAGTCCTTGCTTTCCACAAACCAGCTGTACCTTCTTGGGCAAGGCACATTCACATATTATCATGGGCCTCCCTCATACGTAAAGCAGTATGAGGCTAAATGATTTCTGTAGTCACCATCCAGGTCTAAACATCTGAGTAACGTTATGATCTCTGGTTTCAACCTCAAAAATAAGATTAGaaactcttctttcatttctcttaaaataCTCATTATATTAACTTACTTATTGCCTATCTCATCtagaatagaataaaacaaaatcaaacttaTAGATGAATCTTTTTAAGCACACGGCATTAATTTACTAAATTAGAGAATGATGactgtgtttgttttaaatataccaattatTTGTTCGTTTCCTTAACAAGATTTAATTCACTCAAATAGTGACCATTAATATTTGAAACCAAGGTTGTATTTCAAGGTTACTCAACCTCTATTCTTACCAATCCAAAATACAACAAAAAGTATTAGAGCATAAAACTGGATATTAATTTCCACACCCTCATACAGCAGCTTATTACCAGACACCAGGACCAATTTTATCACCATGTCCTTACTGTCCCTAAGCTCTCTATACTGGTTACCAAAATGGTCCTGCCTTTTACAGCATGTGTCTTTCTAGCAGGCTTGAGAACTTAAGTAAAAAGAGGTGCTAGGCTGCTGAGATTCTAAATAATATAACATGACCTACAGTCCAGGAATGTATAGAAGTATGCATGTTTGAGTACTAAATAGATACATGGAAAATACCACTCTAATATGCCCCTGACCCTTTTTCATCACTCTCCTAACAGAAGTAACAACCGCCTGTTAGCACTGTCCCACCTCcgtctcttcttcctcctctggttCTGAGGGCTCATCACACACTGCCAATTCAAGCCTCTTAATCTTGTCTTTATTCAAGGCTTCATCTGCACGTTGCATTGCTCTGAGAATTTCAGGCTTTGAACTGTAGAAATGACCCCCTTTCTGGGCTTCCTTTGACTTCGAAcctaaaaaacatatatatatttatttacaaataggAACTGTTGGCTGGATATTTGGCTCAATGTATAGCACTTGCCCTAAGGAACAAGAGTGACAACAATCAAGTATAATTTTTAATCTCCCATTATTTCTGATTGATACAGATAGATCAATAAAGCCTACAAGGAAGGAATTTTCAGGGAAAAACTACCAGTGAAACTGAAATTACCTATTTTACCTCATTTAAGCTGCCTTAACTGTTGGTCACCCAGGACCACTTAGTCTCTCTTCTATAATGACCTGGGACTGTGACCCGAAACACCTAGGCACACCTCCTCTTCAGGTGAGGCATGAGATCTAAAGGGGGTTTgagaccctttttaaaaaaacattacttAAGGAAGGCAAAAACTACACTGTCACTTAAATGAAgcaatgatattaaaaataagtttgttCCCAAGGCAGTTAgataagatgtttaaaaaaaaaaaaaatcctacatttTGGGACAGTAACCCAGTTCAGACTTGTaatgttaaattttttcaaaacagTAGCATCAAAATGTCTTGCTGTACTTTAAAGTAAAacttttcctttattcatttcatttcaaagagCTATAGTATTAAATGACATTTCCATCCACTGAGCAAAATTTCTATCCACAAGACCAATAATACAGAATTGTTTTAGTTCTTTTCCAAGAGGCATAACTAggaatgtctttttctcttcttctacctGAATATACCTATAGTTGGAAAATGAACCTGAATTTGTCTAACAGATCCAAACGTTATATTACACCCTTCTTTCTATATACTAAAACTGATGGGACATCCTAAATTTCCATGGAATTAGCAACGTTCATAAGCTGACTAAAACAAAGCTGCAATTTCTCAATTCTCTAAAGAGCTGCACCAAAACTACAAACTGCAACAATCAAAATCATTAAGAGCAGCTCTGAACTTTTCCCAAAGTACCTGCTGCAGCTGTACTTaccccacccacacacctatCTGGTGTCATCGTCATTCCCCGAAACCTCTGATGCAAACTACAGCTCTAAGACCATGCCCCCCAAAGAAGGCCTACTTTTTTTCACGCATGCCTCTTTGCTGATTTATTCACATGCATGTATTGCAATGATCTGGATATTTAAAGGGCAGAGGGCAGTATGCACATGGGTTGTCTTATAAAATAATTACAACATAAATGTAAACTTTTTTGATCtctttttaaagtccttttttgCCAAAGCTTTGTTTAGAATCTCAAAATTAGTCCTGGAAAAAGACCTCACTTATCATCTGGTCCAACTCtctctcattttatatatatgcaaaCAGAATCAGAAAATAAGATTATACAGCAAATTAGTGGAGAAGACTGAACCAAATtcccttattttctttccatcctGCATGTCAGATTTCTGTGTGGACTTAACTTTCTTCAGTGTGCCGTCCCTGCCCTGCAGGATGAAGAGTACTATGACCAAAAGGCATGATTCCCAGAGGTTTCTGGGAAAATGAACATTGTTCTGATTCCAAAACACTGAGTTCAACAATGTCCTAGCCAGGAGAGTCTGAAGATAGTGGAGAAAAACCTGTACATGCTGGACTGTTCAGGCACTGCATCCTGCAGTCATACTGTACATGCACTGTACAATCCAAGAGACTGATAGGGTGCACCCAGCCCAAGTGAAGCTATAAATGCAGGACTGCTGATGTCTGTGATAAATAAGGCCGGGCCTAGGAAGAGAAAGTTAAGGTTCCAGAAATCTGATTTCTGATGTGAACCTCAATGCAGATGTGCTCATAAGGTGAGGATTTTGAAGGCCAGGTAGCATGCATCTCCATCTGTCCTAAAGAATGTCACTGATCTATATTCTGTGCATCTTGgctgcatttattttcttttggaaccTTTAAGATGGGAACACTTTAATTTACTCTTTTCATGTCTGAGTATGGCATTTTGGTCCAAATCACGAGATCCAATCATGAaatcatttttcctttaatgatATGATATTGCTATAACTCACTCAGAAGGACGGAAATGCAGCTTAAGACCAGCTGCATCTTATCCTTTTCCCATGCTAGAAGCTTTCACCACACCACTCCTGCAATTTATTCGAGTAAAATATGCTTAATTCCACTGTATGGGAGACACTAACACTCAGACTCATGTGTGCGTGCATGCTCTCTCTCTCACAAACATACACAATCTGCAGAGTGAATCTTTTACCTGTATATGGCTTTAATAGCCTTCTGCTAACCCAGCCCCTCGTTGGGCTGTCATCAAAAAACTGTACATGAACTCGGGCAGACTTTCCTTTCTCACGGATGAATGTTCCATCAAAAGGGTGGTTGTAAACCAGGCAAGGCCACCAAGGGTAACCCTCCATCTTGGCCCAAACCAAATCACCTGGTGAGAAGTCACAAGAACTGTTgccaaaagaaaatacataatttggttaatattttgttaagctACATTAAAGGCAATTACCTACAAAGAAGCAATTTTAAGGAAGGTATCTTTAAGACTCCTTTGAAATTTTCTGGCATTAATATACAGGAACAGAAATTCTagaattaatgattttttaaaaaacattttcaagttatttttaaaaacataagcaaaTATCACAATGTTTATTAAGAgaaacaaggttaaaaaaaaaagagaaacaaggttAGAGACTATCTCAGAATTATTCAAGGTTTAAAAACTGTGGCAGAATTCTGATAGACTACTGATAGCAGGAAAAAGACATAAACTCATTGTACTTGTGATCCAAATTATAATGAGTAACACCTGTACTACAAATATGGTCTACATAGGAACAGGATCTGACCCAAAGTATTAATACCAAACATACCGACTGTGTAAATTTGCTGCTTATATTCAATATTATCGACTTTGCTCCAATGTATTCCAAATACTCCAAAAGCTGCCTATAGCACACTCACTActacccccaccctcaccctaaAAATCTAGCTTTATGGAAAAACTTAAGAGATAAGTGCCTAATGTACCCAAAATAGTTGAGTACATAATGCCTACAGAATCAACAGGAGATTCAATCTTCACAAAAGCTGATTTAGCCCTAAAGGTTTCCtgagaaagggagaggaggggaaaggagagggagaagggtagCAGTGTCCAGTGACAGACTACAAGAGTCCCTCAGTGATGGAGAGGGACAACAACTGATAAACCCTGCTCAAGTACTATATACCAAGATTTTCTAAGACCGCTTACAGGTTTTCGCTGAATAactacaaatgtaaaataagcacattacaaaaagaatattttagacatttttgAATCATCAATTGAGGCCACCTTATAAAATCAGGCCCAATCATAAAATTAAagtatttctttcttcaaaaaaatGTGAATATGGAAATCCCTATGCTGGACAGTTAGAAAAGAAACCAGAACAGGAGCATGGCTTCAGCTGGTGCTTATATCAAGGGCCTTTAAGGTACATTCTTCTTTCAACTTAGAAATCTATAGCAACCAGCACAACTTTATAATTATTGCTGTCAAACACCACAAGGCTCATCTTCAAACAGGGAGCTGTGTCTGCACCATTCAGACTTCTTACCTTAAGTGCTTCATCCTTCCTAACATATCCATTAATTAACAGGATACAAAGACCCTTATCTCCGTGTGGAACTGTCAAGCAGGCTTTCCCTTAACTTAGGCAGGTAGCCACTTAACCACAAAGTCTATCACACACTGGTATCAGAAAACCacaagctgggacttccctggcggcgcagcggtttaagaatccgcctgtcaatgcacgggacacgggttcaagccctggtccaggaagatcccacctgcggcggagcaattaagcccgtgcaccacaactactgagccgcacacctagagcctgtgctccacaacaagagaagccaccgctctctggaactagagaaagcctgcatgcagcaacaaagacccaacgcagccaaaaataaagttattaaaaataaatttaaaaattaaaatgataatatatctCAAATGTTTGATATTCTTGGGATTTTAAAGACAGTTTTAAAAAGgtaagaggagggcttccctggtggcgcagtggttgagcgtctgcctgccgatgcaggggatgtgggttcgtgccccggtctgggaagatcccacaggccgcgaagcggctgggcccgtgagccatggccgctgggcctgcgcgtccggagcctgtgccccgcaacgggagaggccacagcagtaagaggtccgcataccgcaaaaaaaccaaaaaaaagtaagaggaaaAGGTGACAGCTCAGAAAAACAAGTGTAAAAGCCttcatacaattaaaaataagaaatgacttAAGCTAAATATACAGTGAACAGATCTTTAagcttttgctttaaaaatcacattatttttgCTCCCTCTTCAGCCCATTACACCTTGGTGTCGATTACTAGTTGTGCCCCAAATTTGTAGGCAAAATTTTTGgctatctactttttaaaaaagaatcagtaGATAGCAATGTACTGCTAGAATTTGCTCCTATAAACAATAAAAGATAGACTGGGTATGTCTAACAAAAACTTGTGTATGTAAATACAAGTTTCACAAACATGAAACATGCTCTCAAGCCAACTTTAGAAATCAAACGATCAGTGTCTGTATCTACCTCTTAAGGTGGACCATTAGAGCAGAATTCCCCTACCCTCAAACAGCTaatgagaaaagagaagtaaTCAGAGCAATTAATAACAAAGGCTCCCATCATACCTGCCCACCTGTACCTCTGCCCACATACCTGGCTTGCTTTCTTTCAGCTTGCATAACTATGGCACCCATCACTTACGCATTAGGTCTACAGTGACCATATAAATTATCATCCAAACTGGCCTCTGAAACTATTTCCTAAATAAATTATCATCCAAACTGGCCTCGGAAACTGTTTCCTAAATATTATTAGAAAGGAAGTCTAcataaaatactaaaagaaaccAGAGTTCTTCGGAGAGCAGCTTAAGAAGCAGGGACATTGACCATCCTCATCAGAATGAAAAGATGTTTTCAAAAgttctgagggcagggacttccctggtggcgcagtggttaagaatccgcctgccgatgctggggacacgggtttgagccctggtccgggaggaatcccacatgccacggagcacctaagcccatgcgccgcaactactgagcctgca includes:
- the MSH6 gene encoding DNA mismatch repair protein Msh6 isoform X3 yields the protein MPAKTRSGPQVKAPPPLPPGPLPLPQAGMRPGATPGLGRGPWRAPLRGPRRGTSTEACGSRQPLRSCDFSPGDLVWAKMEGYPWWPCLVYNHPFDGTFIREKGKSARVHVQFFDDSPTRGWVSRRLLKPYTGSKSKEAQKGGHFYSSKPEILRAMQRADEALNKDKIKRLELAVCDEPSEPEEEEETEAGATYASDKSEEENEIESEEEVRPKVQGSRRSSRQIKKRRVISDSESDIGGSDVEFKPDAKEEGSSDEISSGVGDSDSEGLDSPVKVAPKRKRMITGNGSLKRKSSRKEMPSATKRATGISSETKNTLSAFSAPQNSESQAHVSGGCDDSSRPTIWYHETLEWLKEEKRRDKHRRRPDHPDFDASTLYVPEDFLNSCTPGMRKWWQIKSQNFDLVIFYKVGKFYELYHMDALTGVSELGLVFMKGNWAHSGFPEIAFGRYSDSLVQKGYKVARVEQTETPEMMEARCRKMAHISKYDRVVRREICRVITKGTQTYSVLEGDPSENYSKYLLSLKEKEEDSSGHARVYGVCFVDTSLGKFFIGQFSDDRHCSRFRTLVAHYPPVQVLFEKGNLSVETKMILKGSLSSSLQEGLIPGSQFWDAAKTLRTLLEEGYFTDKLNEDSGVMLPQVLKGMTSESDSVGLTPGEKSELALSALGGCVFYLKKCLIDQELLSMANFEEYIPLDSDTVRATGPGAVFAKASQRMVLDAVTLNNLEIFLNGTNGSTEGTLLDKIDTCYTPFGKRLLKQWLCAPLCNPYVISDRLDAIEDLMVVPDKISEVVDLLKKLPDLERLLSKIHNVGSPLKSQNHPDSRAIMYEETTYSKKKIIDFLSALEGFKVLCKIIGVMEEVIDDFKSKILKQVLTLQAKNPEGRFPDLTLELNRWDTAFDHEKARKTGLITPKAGFDSDYDQALADIRENEQSLLEYLEKQRSRIGCRTIVYWGIGRNRYQLEIPENFITRNLPEEYELKSTKKGCKRYWTKTIEKKLANLINAEERRDVSLKDCMRRLFYNFDKNYKDWQAAVECIAVLDVLLCLANYSRGGDGPMCRPVILLPGEDTPPFLDLKGSRHPCITKTFFGDDFIPNDILIGCEEEEENGKAYCVLVTGPNMGGKSTLMRQAGLLVVMAQMGCYVPAEVCRLTPIDRVFTRLGASDRIMSGESTFFVELSETASILKHATAHSLVLVDELGRGTATFDGTAIANAVVKELAENIKCRTLFSTHYHSLVEDYSQNVAVRLGHMACMVENECEDPSQETITFLYKFIKGACPKSYGFNAARLANLPEEVIQKGHRKAREFEKMTQSLRLFREVCLASESSTVDAEAVRKLLTLIEEL